One window from the genome of Dermacentor silvarum isolate Dsil-2018 chromosome 7, BIME_Dsil_1.4, whole genome shotgun sequence encodes:
- the LOC119459249 gene encoding histone H2A yields the protein MSGRGKGGKAKGKSKTRSSRAGLQFPVGRIHRLLRKGNYAERVGAGAPVYLAAVLEYLAAEVLELAGNAARDNKKTRIIPRHLQLAIRNDEELNKLLSGVTIAQGGVLPNIQAVLLPKKTEKKA from the coding sequence aTGTCCGGACGTGGCAAAGGAGGCAAGGCAAAGGGCAAGAGCAAGACCCGTTCCAGCCGTGCGGGTCTCCAGTTCCCCGTGGGCCGCATCCACCGTCTCCTGCGCAAGGGAAACTACGCTGAGCGCGTCGGAGCGGGCGCTCCCGTCTACCTCGCGGCCGTCCTCGAGTACCTGGCTGCCGAAGTGCTCGAGCTCGCCGGCAACGCGGCTCGCGACAACAAGAAGACCAGGATCATCCCCCGCCACCTGCAGCTGGCCATCCGCAACGACGAGGAGCTGAACAAGCTGCTCTCCGGCGTTACCATCGCGCAGGGCGGCGTGTTGCCCAACATCCAAGCCGTGCTTCTGCCCAAGAAGACCGAGAAGAAGGCGTAA